The following proteins are co-located in the Vigna unguiculata cultivar IT97K-499-35 chromosome 9, ASM411807v1, whole genome shotgun sequence genome:
- the LOC114162213 gene encoding 60S acidic ribosomal protein P1-3-like: MSVGETACSYASLILHDEGIAVTADNIATLLKTAKVKVESYWPALFAKLAEKKNLGDLIANAAGGGGAPAAVAAAPVAAAGGGAAAAAPAAEEKKKEEPEEESDDDMGFGLFD, translated from the exons ATGTCGGTCGGGGAAACTGCTTGTTCGTACGCATCTCTCATCCTCCACGATGAAGGAATCGCTGTCACT GCCGACAATATTGCCACTTTGTTGAAAACTGCGAAGGTTAAAGTCGAATCTTACTGGCCTGCCTTGTTTGCTAAACTTGCCGAGAAGAAAAATCTTGGCGATTTGATTGCAAATGCTGCAGGCGGTGGTGGGGCACCAGCTGCTGTTGCAGCTGCCCCAGTTGCTGCCGCAGGTGGAGGTGCCGCTGCCGCCGCCCCTGCCGCTGAGGAGAAAAAGAAG GAAGAACCTGAAGAAGAGAGTGATGATGATATGGGATTCGGCTTGTTCGATTAG